In Lycium ferocissimum isolate CSIRO_LF1 chromosome 11, AGI_CSIRO_Lferr_CH_V1, whole genome shotgun sequence, a single genomic region encodes these proteins:
- the LOC132037908 gene encoding uncharacterized protein LOC132037908, with the protein MKRAYCFLLHTLREVGPCRFFLIRIFENTDHIKYVFCSTVKALKNILIIGDDARLIKNIFNKACYVSLFFWLSIHLCYWDEGHNKKEGGSNKSKQMTV; encoded by the exons ATGAAGCGAGCGTATTGCTTCTTGCTTCACACTTTAAGAGAAGTGGGACCTTGTCGCTTTTTCTTGATTCGCATTTTCGAAAACACTGATCATATAAAG TATGTTTTTTGTTCGACTGTCAAGGCCTTGAAGAATATCTTGATTATTGGGGATGACGCTCGTCTTATAAAGAACATCTTCAATAAGGCATGCTATGTATC ATTATTCTTCTGGCTTTCAATTCACCT GTGCTATTGGGATGAAGGGCACAACAAAAAGGAAGGGGGAAGCAACAAAAGTAAGCAAATGACAG TATGA
- the LOC132037532 gene encoding ketol-acid reductoisomerase, chloroplastic: protein MAAAAAATSVSISTSTTPSSSSSKSLKPSLASNLGFLSSSTPSLKPLRAKAAVSSGSGGALAARMVSAPAAAVKAPASHDFETKVFNKEKVTLAGNDEYIVRGGRDLFKYLPDAFKGIKQIGVIGWGSQGPAQAQNLRDSLVEAKSDIVVKIGLRKGSSSFAEARAAGFSEENGTLGDIYETISGSDLVLLLISDAAQADNYEKVFSHMKPNSILGLSHGFLLGHLQSMGLDFPKNISVIAVCPKGMGPSVRRLYVQGKEVNGAGINASFAVHQDVDGRATDVALGWSVALGSPFTFATTLEQEYKSDIFGERGILLGAVHGVVESLFRRYTENGMNDELAYKNTVECITGTISKTISTKGMLAVYNSLTEEGKKEFEAAYSASFYPCMEILYECYEDVATGSEIRSVVLAGRRFYEKEGLPAFPMGKIDQTRMWKVGERVRATRPAGDLGPLYPFTAGVFVALMMAQIEVLRKKGHSYSEIINESVIESVDSLNPFMHARGVSFMVDNCSTTARLGSRKWAPRFDYNLTQQALVAVDNNTPINRDLISNFLADPIHGAIEVCAQLRPTVDISVTADADFVRPELRQGN, encoded by the exons atggcggcggcggcggcggcaaCTTCAGTCTCCATCTCCACTTCTACCactccatcatcatcatcatccaaaTCCCTAAAACCTTCACTTGCTAGTAATTTAGGGTTTCTTTCGTCGTCAACTCCGTCGCTTAAGCCACTCAGAGCCAAAGCCGCCGTTTCATCTGGCTCCGGTGGGGCACTTGCGGCTCGTATGGTCTCTGCACCTGCTGCTGCGGTTAAGGCACCGGCTTCTCATGattttgaaacaaaagtctTTAACAAGGAGAAAGTTACCCTAGCTGGAAATGACGAG TACATTGTGAGAGGAGGAAGGGATTTGTTCAAGTATTTGCCGGATGCTTTCAAAGGAATCAAGCAGATTGGAGTCATTGGCTGGGGTTCTCAG GGACCTGCTCAAGCCCAGAACTTGAGGGATTCTCTTGTAGAAGCAAAATCCGATATAGTCGTTAAG ATTGGTTTAAGAAAGGGTTCAAGCTCCTTTGCAGAGGCCCGTGCAGCTGGGTTTAGTGAAGAGAATGGCACCCTTGGTGACATATATGAGACTATCTCTGGCAGTGATCTCGTGCTGCTTCTGATTTCTGATGCTGCTCAG GCTGATAATTACGAGAAAGTGTTTTCTCACATGAAGCCAAACAGCATACTTGGGCTTTCACATGGATTCCTCCTTGGCCATTTGCAGTCAATGGGCCTTGACTTCCCTAAGAACATCAGTGTGATTGCTGTATGTCCCAAGGGAATGGGTCCCTCAGTCAGGAGATTATATGTTCAAGGAAAAGAAGTCAATGGTGCTGGAATTAATGCAAGCTTTGCAGTTCACCAG GATGTTGATGGAAGGGCCACAGATGTTGCTCTTGGGTGGTCTGTTGCCCTTGGTTCTCCCTTTACTTTTGCTACTACTCTAGAGCAGGAATATAAAAGTGACATTTTTGGAGAACGAG GCATTTTACTCGGTGCTGTCCATGGAGTTGTTGAGTCACTGTTCAGAAGGTACACTGAGAATGGAATGAATGATGAGCTTGCATACAAGAACACTGTAGAATGCATAACAGGAACCATTTCAAAGACCATATCAACGAAG GGCATGTTGGCTGTGTACAACTCATTGACTGAGGAGGGCAAGAAGGAGTTTGAGGCTGCATATAGTGCTTCTTTTTACCCCTGCATGGAGATATTGTATGAGTGCTATGAAGATGTAGCTACAGGTAGCGAGATCAGGAGTGTCGTCTTGGCTGGCCGTCGCTTTTAT GAAAAGGAGGGCTTACCAGCTTTCCCAATGGGGAAAATTGACCAAACAAGGATGTGGAAGGTTGGTGAGCGCGTACGCGCAACACGACCAGCCGGTGATCTTGGTCCGCTGTATCCTTTCACTGCTGGTGTCTTTGTGGCATTGATGATGGCCCAg ATTGAGGTTCTGAGGAAGAAAGGCCACTCTTACTCAGAGATCATAAATGAAAGTGTCATTGAATCTGTAGATTCTCTGAATCCATTCATGCACGCTCGTGGAGTATCATTCATGGTTGACAATTGCTCTACAACAGCACGTTTAGGATCCAGGAAATGGGCCCCTCGATTTGATTACAATCTCACCCAGCAAGCACTAGTAGCCGTGGATAATAACACCCCCATCAATCGGGATCTCATCAGCAACTTCCTTGCAGATCCTATTCACGGAGCTATTGAAGTGTGTGCTCAACTGAGACCCACAGTTGATATTTCTGTAACAGCTGATGCTGATTTTGTCCGTCCTGAGCTCAGGCAAGGCAATTAA